The DNA sequence AGGGTTAAGCTCACCCATTCCTACCGTTGTCAGTCTTGAAGCAGGTACTCCTTTTTGTACAAGAAGTTTTTTTACTTCATCGGCTCTTTTTTGAGAAAGTTTTTTGTTATAAGCTTCGCTTCCTCTGCTATCAGTATAGCCGACTATCTCAGCACTGTAGTTTTTGTATTTTTTCAAAAAGTTTGCAAATGCATCTATTTTTGCAAGAGATGTTTGCTTGACTGCATACGAATTGCTTTCAAAATGAATGTCTAAGTTAATCGTTTGAGGACATCCATCTACATTTACCGGAGTTCCTACAGGAGTGTTGGGACATTTGTCTAAAGAATTTTCTACTCCGTCATGGTCATCATCAAGAGAAATTTTGCAACCGTTTATATCAACTGTACTGTTTGGCGGAGTATTTGGACATTTGTCGAGGGCATCATAAATGCCGTCACCGTCACTATCTACTTCCGGTTTTTCTATGAGGATAACTTTTTCTTCGACAATTGTAACAACCTCAGGGGTTGTTTGTGCTTTTTGTGCACCAAAAGAGTAAGTAAGACCGACAAGACCTACAAGGTTGCTGTCAGCATTTCCGGCATTGTTTGAAGCAATTTTTGCCATATAAATAGCTTCTAATTTAAGCGCCCAGTTTTGAGTAAAAGGGATTTTCACTCCTGCCCCTGCATCTAAAAACATACCGGTTTCATTATTTCTGTTTGTATCAGAAATATTTTCAATGCCTACACCCATTTTTGCAAAAGGGATGACGGTATGTGTTTTTTCAAAAGTATACACGCCATTAAAAGCACCACGGGTAATTTGTGTATCTCCACCTGACTTATAATCTACGCCGCGAGAATGAAATACTGAAAATTCCGGGCTTATTTTACTTTCTAAAGTATTGAATTGTACTTCAACGCCTCCTGTAAAATAGCCGTCATCTTTAATGCCAAGATTGCCTTCTGCGATATCGTATCCTATCATTGGAGAGATTTCGTATTTGTAATCGCTCGCTTGAATCAGTGTCCCTGCCAATAAAAGTGGTAGCAAAAATCTTTTTTTCATAAAATATTCCTTATTTGTTATTAATATATCATTATCTCGGGTCTGTAATATACCCTGTAATTGCTGATGCGGCGGCAACGGCTGAGTTGGCCAGGTAGACTTTTGAAGAGCGGCTGCCCATACGACCGACAAAGTTTCTGTTGGTCGTACTGATTGCTACTTCATTGTCCCCTAAAATACCCATGTATCCGCCGAGGCAGGCACCGCAAGTAGGATTGCTCACAACACCGCCGGCATCGACAATGATGTCGATATAGCCCAAATGGTTTGCTTCACGCAGGATTTTTTGTGTTCCCGGTGTGACAATGAGACGGACATCAGGATGGACTTTTTGTCCTTTGAGTATCTCGGCGGCTACTTTGAGGTCAGCAAGCCGGCCGTTGGTACAGCTTCCGATAAAAGCCTGGTCCACTTTGATTTTATCTTCGACCGCTTTTTTGACAGAGTGACCGTTTGACGGCAAGAAAGGATAGGCAATAACGGGGTCAAGGTTTGCAACATCAATCTCTAAAACCTGAACATACTGGGCATCTTCGTCAGAGTAGTGAATACGAGGCTCACGGGCTAAATTTTTATCTGCCAAAAACTCTGCTGTAATCTCATCATAGGCTACGATACCGTTTTTTGCACCGGCTTCAATCGCCATATTGCACATAGAAAATCTGTCATCTATCGTAAGGTGTTTAATCGTACTTCCTGTAAATTCCAAGGTTTTGTAGAGTGCACCGTCGACACCGATAAGACGGATAATCTCCAGGATAATATCTTTTCCTGTTGTATATTTTCCGGGTTTGCCTGAGAGTACAACTTTGATAGATTCGGGTACTTTGAACCAGTTTCCGCCGGTAATCATAGCAAATGCAAGATCCGTTGAACCCATTCCTGTTGAAAATGCACCGAGTGCTCCGTGCGTACATGTATGTGAATCGGCACCGATGATGACATCACCCGGAACAATCAGCCCTTTTTCCGGTAATAAAGCATGCTCGATGCCCATATCCTTTTCATCAAAATAGTTTTTGAGTTGGTGTTTTTTTGCAAAATCGCGGGAAATTCTTGCCTGATTCGCTGATGCAATGTCTTTTGCCGGGATAAAGTGATCAAGAACGATAGAGAAACCGTCCGGGTTTGCCAGTTTTTGTGCACCACTCTCTTCAAAAGCTTTGATAGAAATAGGTGTAGTAATATCGTTTCCGATAACCATATCAATATCGCAACGGATAATTTCACCCGCTTTGACTTCACGACCGATATGCTGTGAGAATATTTTTTCAGTTATAGTTTGCCCCATGATGGTTACCCTCTTATAATATAATTAATTTCGCGATTATAACATAAGAGATTTAAAGTGATATTTCAGGAGATGCTAGATTTGATATTTAATGGCTTTTTTAGTAAATTCGGTTGAATAAAAAAACAGAGCAATAAAAACAGGGTTAAATACGATA is a window from the Sulfurimonas hydrogeniphila genome containing:
- the leuC gene encoding 3-isopropylmalate dehydratase large subunit, producing the protein MGQTITEKIFSQHIGREVKAGEIIRCDIDMVIGNDITTPISIKAFEESGAQKLANPDGFSIVLDHFIPAKDIASANQARISRDFAKKHQLKNYFDEKDMGIEHALLPEKGLIVPGDVIIGADSHTCTHGALGAFSTGMGSTDLAFAMITGGNWFKVPESIKVVLSGKPGKYTTGKDIILEIIRLIGVDGALYKTLEFTGSTIKHLTIDDRFSMCNMAIEAGAKNGIVAYDEITAEFLADKNLAREPRIHYSDEDAQYVQVLEIDVANLDPVIAYPFLPSNGHSVKKAVEDKIKVDQAFIGSCTNGRLADLKVAAEILKGQKVHPDVRLIVTPGTQKILREANHLGYIDIIVDAGGVVSNPTCGACLGGYMGILGDNEVAISTTNRNFVGRMGSRSSKVYLANSAVAAASAITGYITDPR
- a CDS encoding OmpA family protein; protein product: MKKRFLLPLLLAGTLIQASDYKYEISPMIGYDIAEGNLGIKDDGYFTGGVEVQFNTLESKISPEFSVFHSRGVDYKSGGDTQITRGAFNGVYTFEKTHTVIPFAKMGVGIENISDTNRNNETGMFLDAGAGVKIPFTQNWALKLEAIYMAKIASNNAGNADSNLVGLVGLTYSFGAQKAQTTPEVVTIVEEKVILIEKPEVDSDGDGIYDALDKCPNTPPNSTVDINGCKISLDDDHDGVENSLDKCPNTPVGTPVNVDGCPQTINLDIHFESNSYAVKQTSLAKIDAFANFLKKYKNYSAEIVGYTDSRGSEAYNKKLSQKRADEVKKLLVQKGVPASRLTTVGMGELNPIASNKTAEGRAQNRRIEANLTLN